The following are encoded together in the Vidua macroura isolate BioBank_ID:100142 chromosome 6, ASM2450914v1, whole genome shotgun sequence genome:
- the CHST14 gene encoding carbohydrate sulfotransferase 14 yields MLMFGVILASSGLLLMIERGILAQVGPPPLHPPAGPSRRDGRDAPAELELEVLRDTRNRTIRALCGQRSMPRSVWELPPGQRRTVLRHLLVSDKYRFLYCYVPKVACSNWKRILKVLDGALESVDVQGKMDHKSDLVFLGDMKPEEISYRLKHYYKFIFVRNPMERLLSAYRNKFGEIKEYQQKYGVEIVRRYRKNGGNSAGDDVSFSEFLQYLLDEDVERMNEHWMPIYNLCQPCAVRYDFIGSYERLHADANHVLEHIQSPSFVRFPERQAWYKPVTAETLHYYLCNTQRRLIRELLPKYILDFSLFAYPLPNITSEFCRQ; encoded by the coding sequence ATGCTGATGTTCGGCGTCATCCTGGCCTCCAGCGGGCTCCTCCTCATGATCGAGCGCGGCATCCTCGCCCAGGTCGGGCCGCCGCCGCTGCACCCGCCCGCGGGGCCGTCCCGGCGGGACGGGCGGGACGCGCCGgcggagctggagctggaggtgctgcgGGACACGCGGAACCGCACGATCCGCGCCCTGTGCGGGCAGCGCTCGATGCCCCGCAGCGTCTGGGAGCTGCCGCCCGGGCAGCGCCGCACGGTGCTCCGGCACCTCCTGGTCAGTGACAAGTACCGCTTCCTCTACTGCTACGTGCCCAAGGTGGCCTGCTCCAACTGGAAGCGCATCCTGAAGgtgctggatggggctctggaGAGCGTGGACGTGCAGGGCAAGATGGACCACAAGAGCGACTTGGTGTTCCTGGGCGACATGAAGCCGGAGGAGATCAGCTACCGCCTGAAGCACTACTACAAGTTCATCTTCGTGAGGAACCCGATGGAGAGGCTGCTCTCGGCCTACCGGAATAAATTCGGGGAGATCAAGGAGTACCAGCAGAAGTACGGCGTGGAGATCGTCCGGCGGTACCGCAAGAACGGGGGGAACTCGGCCGGCGACGACGTCTCCTTCTCCGAGTTCCTGCAGTACCTCCTGGACGAGGACGTGGAGCGCATGAACGAGCACTGGATGCCCATCTACaacctgtgccagccctgcgcCGTCAGGTACGACTTCATCGGCTCCTACGAGCGGCTGCACGCCGATGCCAACCACgtgctggagcacatccagTCGCCCTCCTTCGTCCGCTTCCCGGAGCGCCAGGCCTGGTACAAGCCCGTGACGGCCGAGACGCTGCACTACTACCTGTGCAACACCCAGCGCCGGCTGATCAGAGAGCTCCTCCCCAAGTACATCCTGGACTTCTCCCTCTTCGCCTACCCCCTGCCCAACATCACCAGCGAGTTCTGCAGGCAGTGA